One Thermococcus kodakarensis KOD1 genomic window carries:
- a CDS encoding sulfide-dependent adenosine diphosphate thiazole synthase, translating into MREIEISRAIVEAYFNDLLQNLQLDIAIVGAGPSGMVAGYYLAKGGAKVAIFEKKLSVGGGIWGGAMGFNRVVVQESAREILDEFGVDYSQVGNGLYVLDSIELASTLASKAVKAGAKIFNMVEVEDLVVKDGRVSGLVINWTPVMMTGLHVDPLTVEAKFVVDSTGHGAQISQHLLKRGLIKAIPGEGPMWAEKGEELTVEHTREVFPGLYATGMAANALAGAPRMGPIFGGMLLSGRKAALEILQKLGK; encoded by the coding sequence CAACGACCTCCTCCAGAACCTTCAGCTTGATATTGCCATAGTCGGTGCCGGTCCTTCGGGAATGGTAGCTGGCTACTACCTCGCCAAGGGCGGCGCTAAGGTGGCCATCTTTGAGAAGAAGCTCTCCGTGGGAGGAGGAATCTGGGGCGGGGCGATGGGATTCAACCGCGTCGTCGTCCAGGAGAGCGCGAGGGAGATCCTCGACGAATTTGGGGTGGACTACAGCCAGGTTGGAAACGGCCTCTACGTTCTCGACTCGATAGAGCTTGCCTCGACGCTCGCGAGCAAGGCGGTGAAAGCAGGGGCAAAGATATTCAACATGGTGGAAGTGGAAGACCTCGTGGTTAAGGACGGCAGGGTCTCGGGACTCGTAATAAACTGGACTCCAGTTATGATGACCGGCCTTCATGTTGATCCGCTCACGGTCGAGGCGAAGTTCGTGGTGGATTCAACGGGCCACGGGGCGCAAATCAGCCAGCACCTCCTAAAGCGTGGACTCATAAAGGCCATCCCCGGAGAAGGGCCGATGTGGGCCGAAAAGGGTGAGGAGCTTACCGTTGAGCACACGAGGGAGGTCTTTCCGGGGCTGTACGCAACTGGAATGGCGGCCAACGCCCTGGCTGGAGCTCCGAGGATGGGTCCGATATTCGGCGGCATGCTCCTGAGCGGGAGGAAGGCGGCACTTGAGATTCTCCAGAAGCTCGGAAAGTGA